TAGTTTTACGACTCTTCCACGCTTCAAAAAACGTCTTGGGATATTTTTGGATCGAACTAGTTTAGCGTATTCTCATAATTATTGCACGAGTTGTGTTTAGCAAGTTCAGTTCATTCTTCGTGGAACGTCATTTTTCAAGATGCTCTTGGTGTCGAGAGTTGAGATAtggtcgtcagcctcacggttttaaaacgagtctattAGGGAAAtgtttcacactcttataaggaatgtttcattccactctccaacaaatgtgagatctcacaatccaccccgtaaggcccaacatcctcacagcacaccgctcagtgcctagctctgataccaattgtaacatCCCGAGGctactgttagcagatattattcattttagcccattacatattgtcgtcagcttcataatttttaaaatgcatctattaaaaaaatgtttccacGCTCTTACGAGGAATCGTGTCATAAATTTGCACAAAACTAAATTGTGAcgtgattattatttttttatttgtaaatttgtTACAAGAAAGACAATATATATCACGGGATCTTACTATTAAGTGAATTATGACTTCGAGAGTGGTCGATAATTTGTTCAATAAGATAAATTCTCTTCTTCCTACCAtattaatgtttaattaattatatgtatttttaaaaaaaattattaattcaaatatatgtaattataaataactaagaaaaatctataaatattttatggttcAAAAAATTgctcaaattattaattaattactaaatggctctttattttattaattaaatatttccagtcatcatttttttttttcaatttttttcctttttagttttaattataacataagaaaataatttatctatttttcttttctttttattatttttgtaggaGTGCACTAATATCCGTGTTCGAGTCAAATCGAGTAGAAATATGATTTTTAGAATGGCCATACATTCTGAGCTACATTAAGTGGATATGTCATACGGCACGCTCGTGATATCATAAGGTATATATTGAGCTAATCCGTGAGCTGTCATGTCAAATGCATGTGCCAAATTTGTCTACATAATTTGTCCCCGACTCCTTATTCAGCTCAACATGTGGGTCGTGTAAGGAGTAAATTGTATAACGCTAGAGGTTCAATTGTGGCCCATGCTATCATCCAAATTGAGATGCCATTTATGATGGTAGTACTCAAAATTTGAGGTGTTGtatcaaacttttaattttttcttaaataggGGTATGACATTTTCTCGTCTATTCTATTTGAAGTACCTTTTCAAATATTAGTATAACAAAAGTAATCTGAGACGaagtatttgtttttttataaaaaaaaataatttatcgaTCAAGTGCATTAGTTTGATTGTTCGGAAGTCtcgaagattttttttagtttaataaataaacgtgCGAAGTTTCGAATTTTCACCCCCTCAACTAAAGGAAGATCGgttcataaattattaaatttaatattcaacTAGGTATGTTacgagatctcatatcggttagagaggggaacaatcATGTGTGGAACCTCTTCTTAGCAGACACaatttaaaactgtgaggctgaccacaatacgtaatgggccgaagcggacaatatctgctagtggagGGTTttggccattacaaatggtattagagctaccCTTGAAGGGTGAACTgatatgataaggaatcaatacaagaggaataagattcggattaccttgttgatcgaatatctcaagcaagatcgatcatttctagcttgaatgattcttgttgatcaaatatctcagatacttgtttgagattcgaatcactccacaagcaagattgatcatgtcgagcttgaatgaatCTCCAATCTTCCTATTCGATCAGTCAACTCTTCTATTCCTCGAATTAGTCTTTCCATGGTTCGTTGTTGTGCTTCTCTCAATCGTGCTTTAGTAATGTCAGGATTGTCGTCTGGAttttccatactttcccttgggttgatttccatatcatgaACGGTAAGAACCCACATCCGTTAGAgatgagaatgaaacatttcttataagggtgtagaaacctctccttagggacacattttaaaactgtgagactgacgacaatacgtaatgggccaaaacggacaatatctgctagtggtgggtttaaacccttacaaatggtattagaggtACCCTGgggggggtgaattgtaagaACCCACGTcgcacgtcgattggagatgagaataaaacattccttataagggtatgaaaacctctccttaaccaacacattttaaaattgtgaggctgatgacaatatgggccaaagcggacaatatctgctagtggtgggttttgggcattacaaatggtattagagctacgGGGGTGAACGGCAAgaacccacatcgattagagatgagaatgaaacattccttataagagtgtggaaccctctccctagcagacgcgttttaaaaccgtgagactgacagtgatacataacgacagtatctgctagcggtgggcttggattgttacgtATACCGTACATACGAGAGGTTCTAATtcaaaaattgtttgaaatagGCTATAATATTTAGGTGAGACTAGAAACcttatttttttcctaaatttcaatcattgaCCTTTGAAATGGTAATTAGTGTCTTACTCACGGGTACcgatgaattaatattaatacaataaatacaaattatatatGTTTAGCCTTACAAATTAGAATATAATGATATCTTAACCACTACACAAGCAAGTCATTAAACACCATAATACAAAATCGATATGCGCTCTCATTCTCGAACCCTAAATTCTAAActtttatatgaattaataATGTCTCCAATATTTAAGtacataattgaaaaaaatacaaagatcAATAATCGAACATTCTTCTCGAGCACACGACAATCAAATTTGCCTAAACCCATCTTTAAATTAGGGTTCAGACAATCCAAATGCAATTAATCTCCCGATCAACTGAGCTGAATCAAACCCgtaaatcaatattaattaaattactcctagaattatattaaaaagaaaatattatataaatttgtgGTTGAATTTATACCTTTTGTTGTGAGGATTTTGATGGAACTTTTAAAGTTGATGATTGGCCGCCATCCATGTCATGGCAACTCCTCGTTGGTCGACCGTCTCTAACGCTGAAgactcacaaaaataataaaaatatctcgataaaagtttcaataatatctttaaatttaaaaataaaaaataaaaatggagcTTAGGAACTTTCAAATATTCTAAAatcgttaatattttgtttaaaaaatactcttgaaatttaaaaagtgttcgaataatatttttaattattattatatctaaTAGACTCATATCATTATTAACTCTATTAATTTAATGCACACGTAACTCATGGTTATAGATTAATTCAATGATCGAGTTAACAAAACCCATGAACTATGTCACACGAGACTAATTTTGGGTTAGCTAGACTAAACAAGAACTCGATTCTCGAACCCTAAGCTTAGTCCCAATAGTTTGCCCACTTAGAAATTACTTTATCGGATGAACTTAAGTTACGTGtcaaaagatttttaattattatctaaaaatttGTATGTTTAGATAACGAAACACGTCGGAATAaagtaaaaagttaaaaagaattcaaactCGAAACTCAATCTTTTGTGCAAGAAAGAAGCATTGAGTTGCTTTTTTGATTGTTTTAGGTAATTTGATAGGCAGGCTTGTGCGATTAAGggcaaagaaaaaggaaaagaaagcaaaggcAGCAGAAGGGCTTTTAAGTTCATGTTATTCTTCTtgtgttcttcgtgttcttcgtgttcttctcGTTCTTCGCAACATCATGCAGAAACCAATGCAACACAGAgatctttgaatttttgatCTTTTGGACGTAAAAATCTAtgcttttctttgtttgtcaGAACGCAGCAttctttggattttgtttCACCTTTAATCAACACAACccaattactttttttttatatataattttatttttgttcttactcTTTTCAATTAAGGGTTTAGAGGTACGTTTACGTAAAATACTtctgaactttcaaaagtttcgataatacccttaaacttacaaagtaaaaaaggttttagaaatacctttactgtcaattttgaatgaaaacgttaatactttgtttaaaaatactcatgaactttaaaaagttcattaataccctttgaaatatgaattttaataagtAGCATTAAAACCCTTAACGATATTAACAAAATGTTTTAAGATGTCTTTCCTGTCTATCCATATCAGATAGgttttattccttttcaaGTTTTGTCCATATACCAACactaaatgtatttttgactttttttaaaaaaaaattataccgtattaatgaaacttttgaaaaattaagaatatttttaaaataaagcaTTAACAGTTTTTAGcgtaataattaaaaaagttacCTCGTGGAATTCACAGAGAGAACGGGAGTATTGGAGGAAGAATAGCCCATATCCCTTCGAGTCGAAAAAAGTTGCAAGCTTCCATCTCCCGTTTCACTTCCTATCGACATCGAGATGGATAACATTTCATGGTCTAGAACACCCGAGCTATCCTCGGACCAACCttcaaataaaacatgaaatttgtATGATTTGATAGTAAAGTGAGGTACATATATGTCCAAGAACATAGGAGGTTGTCCAGCAAAATAGAGGACATTTGTTGGGTAAATGCAATGCAAGAGATAAGgctgataaaaagaaaaggggtaaAGGGAATTACCTGGAGAAGCTGCAGGCTTGTCGGTGGTCGTCTTATGAGCANaaaaaaaaaaaaaaaaaaaaaaaaaaaaaaaaaaaacattaatttaaaacttaaatttttaaaggattcaaaatgttaaaagcataattataattattatgtaGAAAgtggtgttaataaagagagattaaggATTCAAAATGTTAAAGCATTATCATAATTATGATTTAGAAAGTTtgattatgattttgatttcaattttgtattttttttcccacttTATTATAttcgggaaaaaaaaattgatgaccCGGAAAACCCATTCGAACGTGTATGATTTGGGTTGGTTGATGAACTTATTTCGGTTCAATTAAGAATAGAACCGACCTGAATTGGTAGATTTTCATGGGTTTTAATTACATGATGTTTTactcttattaaaaataaaaatttgaatatgacACGAATAGCTCGAACCaaccaaattcaaaaatttacGATTCGAACAATTGGGTTAGTCTAAAAATTTCTCACCCTGACCTATAAACATGAACAATAATTTTTCGTAAGTTAGGGTTTACTTTCGGGGCAGGCATTTATTATGTATTCATTTAGTTGTGGAACCGTGTTCTACTGTTCATGACATCGACTCAAGCAAAGTTTAATAGCTAAAGCATCTCTATTATCTCGTAGATTCAAATTCAAGCTCGATAATCGAATTTATAAcgtaatattttttaaaaaaacctgTAAATGGCTTTTGACATGAGCCAATGTAAGATCCTTGACATCCATAAGCTCTAGAACAGATTTAGGTGTAGCTCCTgaaaaacaacacaaacaaaccaaacttTTAGAACGTTGAatctaaaaaaagtaaatgaaaataaagctTCAAAATTGTTACTTTCATGGCCACCAAGAAGCTCAACAGCATGAACAAACTGAGCATGGAGAGTACTCGTCCACCGCATCCTCGGCGCCCTTATGCACCGCCCTCTTGCCATCGGCGACCGACCCGGATCCAATTGGCTCCGAAGAAACGGCGGGGGCGAAGCGAAggaatgatgatgatgattattattatgatgatgattgaAAAGCCAAACCCCATTAgtgatttgattgaatttatgAGTATGAACAGCCCCAACTCCATTATTAGGAGGAGAAATTTGAAGGGaaagatcaagatcaagaaatgaagaagaagaagatgaagatgaagatgatgaagatgatgaagattgaatatttataaagCTTTGAATGTTgggcatgtttttttttcaaaaaaaaaaggaagaaatgattgaaaaacaaagagaagatatgagtttagggtttgattggtgttgttgttcttggtgctcttgttgttcttgagAGACATGCACAGATATAGagcagaagagagagaagagagaagaaaataaagaagggAATAAAGGGGAAAGGCAAAGAGAGTAATAAATATGGGAGAATTCCAAAGGATACTACTTTTATTCCA
This genomic window from Cucurbita pepo subsp. pepo cultivar mu-cu-16 chromosome LG01, ASM280686v2, whole genome shotgun sequence contains:
- the LOC111777955 gene encoding transcription repressor KAN1-like, with the translated sequence MARGRCIRAPRMRWTSTLHAQFVHAVELLGGHERATPKSVLELMDVKDLTLAHVKSHLQFFXAHKTTTDKPAASPGWSEDSSGVLDHEMLSISMSIGSETGDGSLQLFSTRRDMGYSSSNTPVLSVNSTSVRDGRPTRSCHDMDGGQSSTLKVPSKSSQQKLS